The Pseudomonas sp. Marseille-Q3773 DNA window AGCACCGCCAGTTCCTCCGCCAGCTCGATGCCTTCGGCAATCACCTGTGCCTTTGACGCCCGGGCAATCTGCAGGATCGAACCGACGAACTCGCGCTTGAGCGGGTCGCGGTGGATGCCGTCAATGAAGTGGCGGTCGATCTTGACGTATTCGGGGCGCAGTTCCGACCACAGGCGCAAGCTGGAATAGCCTGCCCCGAGGTCATCGATGGCAATTGAAAAACCCATGTCGCGGTAATGGTGCAGGGCATTGGAAAGCAGTTGGAAGTCGTCGGTCGGGGTGTGTTCGGTCAGCTCGATGACCACCCGGCTGGGTGCCAGGCCGACCTGTTCGAGCAGTTTCAGGGTCTGGCCGGAGGGATAGTCCGGTTCCAGCAGCGACTCGGGCGAAACGTTGAGGAACAGCTGGCCCTGCAACTGCTGTTCACTGAACCGCCGGCAGGCGCTTTCCCGGCAGGCGGCCTCCAGTTCGGTCAGGCGTCCGGCCTGGCGGGCGATGGTAAACAGGTTCAGCGGAGCGTGCAGCGGGCTGTTGGACGGGCCGCGGCTCAGCGCTTCATGGCCGAACACCCGTTGTTCGCTCAGGCGCATGATCGGCTGGAACAGACTGTGGATGCTGCGTTGAGCCAGGATGGCACCCAAGGCACTGAGCTGTTCGACGACGGTCATGACGGATTCCTGAAGATGAAAGGGCCGGACGCTTGCACGCCCGGCCCCTCTATTTCACGACAGCGCGATGACTGTTTGATGACAGGTCACATTAATTTGCCATCATTGCCGCACTTACTTCTTGGCCACCTTGGTGCTTGCACTGAGGTAGTCGATCAGGATGCGACCGGTCTCCGCCAGATAGGCATCGTCTTCCGGCTTGGTGTTTTCATCCTCGGTCGGCAAGGCGTCCTCATCCTCTTTTTTCAGCTCTTTCAGCGGCTCTTCACCCTTGGCCTTGCGGCGGATGTTTTCCAGCGCCAGCTGCTTGGCCTCGATTTCGTCATGGCGTGCGCGGCGGTCCTGCTCGTTGAGGCTGACGGTTTTCTCGTTCAGCAGCTTCTGGGTCAGGGCCAGGCGGTCGCGAATATAGGTGAACTCCGCGTCCTTGTCGCTGCGCGCTTCATGCTGCGCCTTGAGCTGGGCCAGGAACGGTTTGAACGGGTCGGCCGCTGGCTTGACCACCGGGCGGATGGTATCCCACGGCATCGCTTCGGGCAGGGCGCTCTCGCCGATTTCCTTGGTGTCGATGATCGATGGGTAGTCGATGTCCGGCAGCACGCCCTGGTGCTGGGTGCTCTGCCCGGAAACCCGGTAGAACTTGGCCAGGGTCAGCTTCAGCTCGCCATGGTTGAGCGGCTGGATGGTTTGCACGGTGCCTTTGCCGAAGGTCTGGCCACCGATGATCAAGGCCCGGTGGTAGTCCTGCATGGCGCCAGCGAAGATTTCCGATGCCGAGGCCGACAGGCGGTTGACCAGCAGTGCCAGGGGGCCCTTGTAGAAGGCGCCAGGGTTTTCATCTTCCAGCACGTCGACGCGGCCGTCGCTGTTGCGCACCAGCACGGTCGGGCCTTTCTCGATGAACAGGCTGGTCAGTTCGGTGGCTTCCTGCAGCGAGCCGCCGCCGTTGTTGCGCAGGTCGATGACCACGCCGTCGACTTTTTCCTTCTGCAGTTCGGTGAGCAGCTTCTTCACGTCACGCGTGGTGCTCTTGTACTCCGGA harbors:
- a CDS encoding EAL domain-containing protein, translating into MTVVEQLSALGAILAQRSIHSLFQPIMRLSEQRVFGHEALSRGPSNSPLHAPLNLFTIARQAGRLTELEAACRESACRRFSEQQLQGQLFLNVSPESLLEPDYPSGQTLKLLEQVGLAPSRVVIELTEHTPTDDFQLLSNALHHYRDMGFSIAIDDLGAGYSSLRLWSELRPEYVKIDRHFIDGIHRDPLKREFVGSILQIARASKAQVIAEGIELAEELAVLVEMGVDLVQGYLLGRPQELGVRESRALPVPTSVRLAAQPTVHLNATIGQLLELFGRHQHLNALEVVDAEGRPCGLIHRHTLPVMTASQASPLPQRVPAQRPEQVINQAVSG